TTGCCTGTGCTGTTCCTTGTTTTGTTGCTACTGGTTAAACGTCTCGAAGTTTATTTTAAAATGCGAGGGGGACTAATTGCACTATCGTTCTGGAAATCGACACTGTGGCTGGCATTGATCGCATTAACGGCCTCGTTTCTGGCCTTTCACGTTTTAGGGATGTCAGATCCCTGGATGCATGTGTTACTCAATTTTAGTTTGCTGGCGATCTGGGGCGGATTGATCGCTCCCAAATTTCACATTCCACCAGCGACATCACTCAGGAAGCATTCATAGAACTCCCTTCAGGAATCGATATGAAATGGACGAACTTTTATTTTATCTGCCAGGCTCAGCAGACAATTTGCCGTTTTTGACGCTGGCCGTACTCGTGCTGCTGATGATTACGGGCATTTATGGATACTTGAATGCGCAGACAGGCGCTTCTCCGAAACTCCGTTGGGGATGGCCTGCACTATCTATGCTTGCATTGGCGATTTTATTTTTTTGGTTCGGACAACCTCTCTCAGAGGAACAAAGTACTCGCCCCAGCGAAATTGTTATTTTGATCAGCCAGTTTTTAACGGGAATGATCGTACTGGGCTCGGCTGCTGCTGCTGTGCTCTCATCTGATTTGAAATGGTCGACGACAGCGGCGACGATTTCCTTTATGACAAGTGGACTCTTATTTCTCCAAACCGCTGTCTTACCTGTCGTGTTATTGTGCTGGTTGATTCTAGGTGGAAGTGTGATCCTGTTTTTGTGGCACGGTGTGACACATCAAGATATAGATTCTGAGAGTACAGAGCACCAGGCCCCGTTCCGCGAACCGTTTCTGTCCTGTCTGGTCTGTGGATTGTTACTTTGCAGTTGTCTATGGGTTGTTCATCGAGAATGGGGCCCCACATCAACACATTCCATCGAGGCAGCGGAAACAACAACTGTTCTTTCAACTGTTTTAATTCAACGATTCTTAACAGAACACTGGCCGACCTTCATCCTGATACTGATTTTTATCGCAGCTTCCTTTGTGGGAGTCTCCCATCTGCTGGCGATTCAAACGGAAATCTACCGCTCAGAGCAGAATCACAACAGAGAGGCTCACTAAGATGGTCTTACTGCATGCGTTACCCATGCTGCATAATCACCTTTTCATCGCCATCACGCTGATTGTACTCGGCTTTCTGGGAATGCTGCTTCAGCGAAATGCACTTGCAACCGTGTTCTCACTCTTAATCTGGTTGCAGGGAGCGGGCCTGATTTTTATGAGCTATGGTCAGTACCAAAACTCACGAGAAGGCAACCTTTATTTTCTCATCATCCTGTTTCTCATTTTGACGTTGCTCAGCGCACTCGCCGCACTCATATTTCGACTACGCGAATCCGAGGAACAGGACAACCTGGTAAGAGGAACCGACGAATCACAGAGTGTTTTCCAGAGTCAGGAAGGAACGCGCGATCGTGGCTAAAACCATCACGTTGTTACTTCAATTGAGTTTGATTATCCCCTTTGTGATGGTGATTGTCTCAGCGCTGATTGGTCTTCGCGTGCTAAAAGGTAATCCGCGCTGGCCCGCCCTGATTGGCGTCTCACTCACAACCATAGTGGCGTTGACATCAACGCTATTTTTCCGATCCACAATTCACAGTCAATCATATTCCCAGACTCTCTTGCATTGGCTCACATTTTCAGATCAGCCGGAAGTGGCTCTGCAGATTGGTGTCCTGTTTGATCCTCTCAGCGTTTCCTTTTTCATGCTGATCTCGTTAGTTTCACTCTTTTATCTAGTATTGAATAGTACATGGTCTGTTCCTTTCGCTTCAACTTCCCGGTCCAGCAGTCGTTTTACTGCGCTCCTGTATTTAATGTGTTTCTTCGCCACCAGTGGCATCGTACTCTCGACGAATTTCCTCCAATTACTGTTTTTCTGGTTCTGTTTATCAATGAGCATGAACCTGCTGCATGAAGTCACTCTCAACTCTGACACTCTCTCAGGACAACCACGTCGACAATGGTGGGGCTGGAATGCGTTTTCGGACGGCATGTTGCTTCTGGCTGTGTTTTTGATTGCAGACAACTTTAAAACCGTAAATTATCTACAATGTCTGCACCCGAGTGCCATCCAGGCCGTCCACATCAAAAACTCTGCCGCACTGCCGGGAATCGGAGTCGTGCTCTTCTTTGCCGCACTGCCTCGACTGGGATTGTTTCCCGCTTCCACACTTGTCCTCAGTAATGAACGTCCCTGGAGTTCTTCGTCTCTAGCTGTGTTAAATCTGTTAGCGCTACCAGCGGGCCTGTTTTTACTACTTCGCTGCTCACCAATATTGCAAGCAGACGAAGCTAATCAACGGCTGTTGATTCAGCTGGGAAGTGCTTCCGCACTTCTGACGATGTTGTCCGCAGTGAGTCTCTCTCCCCGTCAACACGGCGATCGTTTCCTGTGTTGGATTTCTGCTACGCTGGGGGGAATGGCGGTCGTGATTTTGGGAATGAATACCCCCGATGCAGTCCCTCTGACCCTGACAATGATCTTACTTCACAGCTGTGTTTTCTCAGTCTTGATTCCTATGATCTGTCTGTTGCGAGCCAATGCCCTTTCTGCACATTCTTTGACTACGTTTAAAATTTGTTATTTACTGCTCATGGTGGCTGAGCTCATTGGACTTGGTTCTCTCCTCGATCCATTCATTTTAGCTAGAAGCATGGCAAGTGACACGCGTGCCGAATTGATGGTCTGGTTGATGATCCTGAATATCGCTGGAATTACATTCGGATTCGCCCGGTTTTATTTTTCACTCAATTTCAAATGGATGTCTTCTACTTCTTCATGGAAGATGTCCCTGCTCCCACTCTGGGGAATCTCGCTACTGATCAGCCTGACCGGTATGTTCCTCTTATTGTCAGTCCCATTCTTCCATCAAATCTGGCCTGGGTTGACAAGACAGGCAATGGAAAATCCGTTTGAACGCGACTGGTTTTTGTGTAGCGTGTTCTGTATGTCAATCATCTTGTCAACGGTTCTGGCCTGGATGTGCGCGCCAAAAACAGATGTCAGCACATCAACGGAAAAACCAAAGTCCGCGTTCATTAAACTGGGGCAGTCCCATTTCTATTCTCTTCGAATTCTGAACCAGACATTGAGCAATCCCCTGCATGTCATCGCAAAAATGGCTTCTCTCCTTGATGGCTGGATTCTCAATCGATTCATTCGGGCTTCTCTCGAAAAGACTCCTCGTTATTGGGGACACATTTTACATCAGATGCAGAATGGCCAATTTGCATTCCAGACTCTGGTTTTGCTGTTTACCCTTTCCATTTTGATGATCGTGATCCTGATATTGTAGATCCAAGCACCGTCGTTCGTTTCAAAATTCTTACTGCTTACGAAATAAAATTCGCTTCGAGCCATACATGAACTCATTCCTGAATCCCATCATTTCGCTGGCCCCCGTTTTACTGGTCGCGATGCCAGTTGCCGGCGCCTGTTTTGGGTGGGGCATTTCAAAATTAGGACTTGAATTCAATCGCTGGACATCATTTTCTAATACGATTGTTACCGTTCTGATCCTGGGAACGGTGATATTTGCTCCCTTCAGAAAAGACACGCAAGAGCAAACTGACTCACAACCGATGCGCCAGATCTCTGTCACTTTGAAACTTCCTGAAGTGACCTCTGCTCAATCTGATGCAGTCTCTCCACGTACCTTCAAATGGTCTCTCGATTCTACGAGCGTCTGGTTTTTATTGCTGCCAACCTGCCTGTGGCCGATTCTCGTTCTCTTTTCGCACCAGATAATTGATGCTTCACGATTGCATTATTTTCTCCTGCTGCTTTTACAGTCAGTGCTCACAGGCATCTTGGTCTCATATGATCTCATCAGTTTTCTTTCATTTTTACTGCTCACCACGTTTTGTTTGCTCTGCCTGATCCGTCTCTGGAGCGGTTCTCGTTTCCGTGATGAATTTGAAAGCACAATGTACCTGCAATTTCTTGGTGATGGGCTCATTCTCGGCGGGCTGTTATTGACGGCCGTTGGTTATCAGTGGATGCAGGGAGTCCTGTTGGAAGCACCACAGCCGGTGACATTTCAAATGACTCAGCTTTTGCAGGGCACTGCCAGCGAGTTGTCACTCTACCCACTGGCCGAGGCTTATTGGAATACGATTTCGCCCTGGATTTTCTTACTCCTGCTGACGGGCTTTACGATCAAAGGCATGTTCTTTCCCGTACATTACGGGGTGACACAGTGGTTGCATGTTGTCTCAGCGCAGCCCCTCTCTAAACCACTTCCGGTCGGCTGGTATCTGGTGCTGTTGGCACTGATGACAAAAATCTGCATTTACGGCATGATCCGCTTTATGATTCCCTTGAATTCGACAGTTAGTTCCCAGCTCTCTTCTGTTCTGGCGTTCTGGGGCGCTTGTGGTTTTCTTCTAGCGGCGTTCATTGCGTTTGTCCGCCGCGACCTGCTGCAAATCGTTGTCTGGTTTTTAATCGGACAGACTGCTTTGACATTGACAGTTTTATTTGCGTCAGAATCAGCAACCGTCTCGAACTTTATCTTGTTAAACGTGATTCAAGGGCTCGCCTGTTGTCTCCTCTTACTGGTCACTCCGCTGATTTCAAATCAGGAACGCAGTCGAACCAACAAACTGCTGCTTTTGGTTGCAGTACTCTCAGTCATGACACTCATCGGTGCACCTGGTCTGGGAGGCTTCACTGTACTGATCGCTCTAACCTGGAGTCTTGTTAATCAAAGTCTCATTCTCGGCTTCTGCTATCTGTTGGGCACGCTGTTGTTCAATCTCACTTTGATACGTGCTTTCTGGCAACTTGTAAAGCAGGAACATCAGGAGATACCTGCTCAGGATGACGACAGAAAGAGTGCTCTCAACGAAAAACTCGGGCTCGCCTGTCTTGCGTTCAGTCCTGCGATGGCACTGATTCTCTTCATGGGAATTTCACCCACCACTCTGACAGAAAAGAGTTCCTTCGCGCTCCACGAAAGTCACGTTCATTCTTCCGAAAGTCCCACCACCGAAAACTGATCAGTTATCGGCTGCTTCGTAGAGGACCACTTTCTGGGTATCACCCTCTGATTGAAATTCGTAATGTGAACCGGCGGATAACGTGTAAACTTCCCTGCGATTGTTGACCGAACGCCGGTAGGTGAGTGGCGTGGCTGTATCGAACGCATGGGACTCCCCTGGTTTCAATTTATAAGGTCCCCCCCAATCACTGTAAGGACTCTTCAGTTCGTATTCGATATCCTTTTTAGTCAGATTGGTAATCTTGAGTTCCGGTACAGAGAATGTCGCCAATAATTGTGGGGCAGCCCAGTTGACCTGATTCACTCGATATCTGCCAAAGCCTAATTCAATATCCGGAATGACGGTGGTAGAGGCGGGGCCTTGTTTGGTCCAGCCATCCCAGGCGGCTTGTACGAGTTCTTGCATTTTTTTCTGGTTGATTTTTGCATCCTGTGGTTGGTACTTCGGAGCAAAGCGCGCATTCCCGCCGATTTGAGAGTCTCCTTCCCAATCCAGACGTAGTGTCCGCTTGGAATAAGTGGGTTCCTGAATATCCGGTTCGACATCCTGACTCACCGCCAGGGAATATTCGGCAAAAGGAATCCACTCTTTATCTGACGCTGATTTCTTGATCGCCAGGGAAATTGCCGCTTGTGGCACGACAAACCGGAACTGATTGCGCCCATCTTTTTTGGCTTTCCCTCCATCTTCTACCTGAATCGGTTTCGTTAAGATCAACTCCGACCAGATTTGTACATTGTCACCATAGCGTTTTAAGTCGGGAAATACTTGTTGCAGCGTTTTCGGATCTGCCAGGGGATCAAACGAATGACCGGGGATGTCCAAGACCGGAATCCGAGCAATATCTGCCTCGACCAGCATGTCTGTTAACGGCTTGAGCATGCTGGGGGCCACGCCGATTTGTAAATCGGATACTTTGGGAATATCGCTCACGGGCCTGCCTAACGATGTAAGTCGTTTGACTTTCCCCTGAGGTTTATTGGAGTCCAGGGCTGCAACTGTCAGACCAAAGCTCAATGAAATCCCTTTTTTATCGGTGACGACTTCACTGGGTGAGAGTCTCATCCGAGGATGATAGACGGGTAACGGCCAAATGGCATCGACGATATCACTCGCTTCGTCGAAGTTCAACTGTTTTTCCAGCTCATCGACCAACCCTGGCACAATCGCTTTGACTTCTTGTTCAATCCGTCCTTTGCTGCCATAAATCCCACTGACTAAACCACTAGAAACTCTGTCTGATGTCATACCGATGCCCCGTGTAGAAACACCATAGGGTCCGGAAACATTCCAGTTATCCTGTGGAATATTAAAGCGGGTGCGCAATAGTCGAAGCCGAATCTGGTTGTTCTGAATATAGGGTCTCACATCAAAGCTCAACCAGACGGGTCGCTGATAGCCGATACTTACGGAAATTGGGCCGGCGACGGCAGAGTGACGGTTACCGGAAACGTAAGTCGCATTGATCGAAAGGTTCACTTTCTGGATACCCAGTTGAATGTTGAGGGTGCCTGCCGCATAGGCTTCGATTGCCGCCCTGGCTAATTCACCTTGATACGAGATTCCTGAAAACTGGACAGAGAAGCTGCGCCCCTGGGCGACAGTCGAATCGTAAATGTCATTGATGCGACCGACCAGCATATCTTTGGGAACCATACTGGGTACGGCGTCCGCTAACGACTTCAGAAACTGATTTCCCAGGCGTACGGAAACAGCATCGTCGATAATTAATGCTGGTGTGAAGGGACTCTTCGGGTCGACATCCGCAGGTTGTTTCCGATCTGGCTTAACCAGCAACGGCGCATTGGAATCGGGAACGAGAGAGGGGTTTTGCATCCAGTCGAAGAGCGGCTTTGTATAAGCCACTTTCCAAACATCATGTCCCACCTTCGGTTCGGTAAAACGTGGTGTGCCACCCGCCTGCTTGATGGCTTTAATCATCCGTTCTGATTCGACGGGAAGTACAACCCGATCGTCGGCACCGTGAAAGGCCCAGATCGGAACCTCTTTCAGTTTTGAAGCCCATTCGGTTTTTCCACCACCTGACATGGGTACCACGGCTGACCAGCGTTTGGGAAACGCTGCCGCCATACTAAAGGCACCATAGCCCCCCATCGACCAGCCTGTCAGAATTTGTTGACGGCCATCAATAGAGTAGTCCTTCAGCACTGTGTCTAAAATTTTGAGTGCCCGTTTGCCATCACTGGTCTCTGCCAACCAACCACCCAACAAGCGTTCCTTCATATTCTCCGCTTGAGGAAACACAACGATGAACGGAAAATCATCCGCTTGCTGTTTCACAATCGGACCGAGCCCGACCTGCGTTTGCTTGAGACCATCGTTTCCACGTTCACCCGCGCCATGTAGAAACAAAATCACCGGATATTTTTTCTCAGGTGAGTAAGCCTTAGGAACAAACACAACATAACGGTGCTCGCCCGCTTCGTCTTGATAAGTCGCATTAACAAATCCCGTTTTGACCGGTTTTGTTTGGGCTTGAAGCACTGCCGAAGAATTCAGCAATAATATCAAAAGCAGCATTAATAAGCTTGGGAATGCAAACGTCCGATTTGTTCGTTTTGACAGCATGGGTCCAATCCGTTTCCAGATTCAGTAGAATCGGTTTGAGGGGTCGTTCAATCCTTGATTGAGAGAATTTAGTACCAGGCATTTATCACATGACTCATCACCTGATACGTCGATTTTTGTTTGCGGCAATGTGACTGTCAACAGAACGCCGGTCTCAAGTCAATATATTAGCGTATTCCTGAAGTCGACACTTGGAACGAACAAACCCACCTCAAAAGAAAACCGTAAAAAAACGGTGGATTTTCCTTTAGATAGACCGTTATGTCCTAATGTAAAGAATCCATGAACTTCCACAACAGGTGACATTCCAATGAAGAGGGTAACTTCATGATCCGATTGCTCGCATTCTGGTCCGCCATCGGTTTACTTAACTCAGTGCCACTATTTGGATTTCCGCCTCCCGGTTTTATCCCTGATTTTGGAGGGAATCGAGCTACAAATCAGGTCAGGATCGTCACCAAAGGAAATTATCGTTACATCTATTCCAATGGGATTCCCGATCATGAAACGGGGCGTTTTCCGAATCGCAACAATCCGAACACGATACGTCCACAACGACAGGAATTGCGAATTCCCGCCGAGCCACGAGTGGCACGAAATACGACTCCTGCCGGACATTCCGCATTTGGAATCGCTCTCAATGGCGTTCTGTTCGATCCGGGAACTGCCGAGTATTGGAATCGAAATCGGCGATCCGGTTGGAATTATGAAGCGCTGTCGGGAAAAATTAATCTGGGACTCGATCAGAGTAATGCACATGTTCAACCCACGGGTAGCTACCACTACCATGGTTTACCTCATGCTCTGATTTCAAAATTAGGCAAGCCGGAACAAGTTGTCGCCATTGGTTATGCAGCAGACGGGTTCCCCATTTATGCCCAATATGGATATACCGACGCCAATGATCCCAAGAGCAAAATCAAGAAAATGAAATCGAGCTATCAGATCAAACAGGGAAGAAGACCTAACGGCCCTGGCGGTCAATATGATGGGACGTTTGTCGCAGATTATGTCTTCGTTGCCGACTCAGGAGATCTGGACGAATGCAATGGCCGCGTAGGACTGACTCCCGAATACCCCGAGGGGATTTACCATTATTATTTAACGGAAGATTTTCCCTTTATTCCCCGTCATTACCGGGGAACGCCAGATCCCAGCTTTCAAAAACGTGGACCAGGTCCGGGGGGAAGGCCACCAGGGCCACCGCCCGGAAGAAGACCTTTTTAGTAGAATTCCAAATCCTGGAATACGTACCGAATTATCAAA
The Gimesia aquarii DNA segment above includes these coding regions:
- a CDS encoding NADH-quinone oxidoreductase subunit K; amino-acid sequence: MVLLHALPMLHNHLFIAITLIVLGFLGMLLQRNALATVFSLLIWLQGAGLIFMSYGQYQNSREGNLYFLIILFLILTLLSALAALIFRLRESEEQDNLVRGTDESQSVFQSQEGTRDRG
- a CDS encoding proton-conducting transporter membrane subunit, whose product is MNSFLNPIISLAPVLLVAMPVAGACFGWGISKLGLEFNRWTSFSNTIVTVLILGTVIFAPFRKDTQEQTDSQPMRQISVTLKLPEVTSAQSDAVSPRTFKWSLDSTSVWFLLLPTCLWPILVLFSHQIIDASRLHYFLLLLLQSVLTGILVSYDLISFLSFLLLTTFCLLCLIRLWSGSRFRDEFESTMYLQFLGDGLILGGLLLTAVGYQWMQGVLLEAPQPVTFQMTQLLQGTASELSLYPLAEAYWNTISPWIFLLLLTGFTIKGMFFPVHYGVTQWLHVVSAQPLSKPLPVGWYLVLLALMTKICIYGMIRFMIPLNSTVSSQLSSVLAFWGACGFLLAAFIAFVRRDLLQIVVWFLIGQTALTLTVLFASESATVSNFILLNVIQGLACCLLLLVTPLISNQERSRTNKLLLLVAVLSVMTLIGAPGLGGFTVLIALTWSLVNQSLILGFCYLLGTLLFNLTLIRAFWQLVKQEHQEIPAQDDDRKSALNEKLGLACLAFSPAMALILFMGISPTTLTEKSSFALHESHVHSSESPTTEN
- a CDS encoding alpha/beta hydrolase-fold protein; amino-acid sequence: MLSKRTNRTFAFPSLLMLLLILLLNSSAVLQAQTKPVKTGFVNATYQDEAGEHRYVVFVPKAYSPEKKYPVILFLHGAGERGNDGLKQTQVGLGPIVKQQADDFPFIVVFPQAENMKERLLGGWLAETSDGKRALKILDTVLKDYSIDGRQQILTGWSMGGYGAFSMAAAFPKRWSAVVPMSGGGKTEWASKLKEVPIWAFHGADDRVVLPVESERMIKAIKQAGGTPRFTEPKVGHDVWKVAYTKPLFDWMQNPSLVPDSNAPLLVKPDRKQPADVDPKSPFTPALIIDDAVSVRLGNQFLKSLADAVPSMVPKDMLVGRINDIYDSTVAQGRSFSVQFSGISYQGELARAAIEAYAAGTLNIQLGIQKVNLSINATYVSGNRHSAVAGPISVSIGYQRPVWLSFDVRPYIQNNQIRLRLLRTRFNIPQDNWNVSGPYGVSTRGIGMTSDRVSSGLVSGIYGSKGRIEQEVKAIVPGLVDELEKQLNFDEASDIVDAIWPLPVYHPRMRLSPSEVVTDKKGISLSFGLTVAALDSNKPQGKVKRLTSLGRPVSDIPKVSDLQIGVAPSMLKPLTDMLVEADIARIPVLDIPGHSFDPLADPKTLQQVFPDLKRYGDNVQIWSELILTKPIQVEDGGKAKKDGRNQFRFVVPQAAISLAIKKSASDKEWIPFAEYSLAVSQDVEPDIQEPTYSKRTLRLDWEGDSQIGGNARFAPKYQPQDAKINQKKMQELVQAAWDGWTKQGPASTTVIPDIELGFGRYRVNQVNWAAPQLLATFSVPELKITNLTKKDIEYELKSPYSDWGGPYKLKPGESHAFDTATPLTYRRSVNNRREVYTLSAGSHYEFQSEGDTQKVVLYEAADN
- a CDS encoding YHYH protein; this encodes MIRLLAFWSAIGLLNSVPLFGFPPPGFIPDFGGNRATNQVRIVTKGNYRYIYSNGIPDHETGRFPNRNNPNTIRPQRQELRIPAEPRVARNTTPAGHSAFGIALNGVLFDPGTAEYWNRNRRSGWNYEALSGKINLGLDQSNAHVQPTGSYHYHGLPHALISKLGKPEQVVAIGYAADGFPIYAQYGYTDANDPKSKIKKMKSSYQIKQGRRPNGPGGQYDGTFVADYVFVADSGDLDECNGRVGLTPEYPEGIYHYYLTEDFPFIPRHYRGTPDPSFQKRGPGPGGRPPGPPPGRRPF